TCCAAAGTGACTCCCTGGGGCGAACAGATCAAGGTATCTCCATCACCTGCGGGGGTGAACCTGAGCGAGGTGCTGGATGCCCTGGGCGAGCGGGGGATCACAACACTTCTGGTCGAAGGTGGACCCACGGTGCATCGGGAGTTCATCCGGGCGGGACTGGTGGATGAAGTAGTCCTGTTTACGGCACCGCGATGTGCCGATGAGGAGGTCCAGAAGCGGCCGGGTCTACGCAACGCGGTGGTGATTCCCAAGAATTGGCGTCCGGTGACTCAGAATGATCTGGAGGGCGATACCATGATAGTGGCAGAACCGGTCAATCCTTCCTATGAAGCATCAATTCACACTGATATCCCGGAGAGCAACACCTAGTGTTCACTGGTATCGTAGAAGAAATGGGTCGGGTTGTTGACCGGCGTCCGGGTGAGGGCTACGGAACTTTAGTTATTGCTGCTGAGAGGGTAACGGTGGATCTGACCGTCGGCCACAGCATTTGCGTCAGTGGGGTATGCCTGACAATAGTAAATCGAACAGAAGACTGTTTTACCGTCCAGGTGATTCCCGAGACCCTTCAAAAAAGCAATCTGGGAGACCTCACCCCCGGCAATTGGGTGAACCTGGAGCGGGCTATGCAGCCCACTGATCGTTTTCACGGCCACATAGTGCAGGGCCACGTTGAGACCGTGGGCTATATCAGTGAAATAACTGCTGATCAGGGTGATGTGCGCCTGACCATCGACATCGAGGATCACTGGAGACGCTACTGCATTCCGAAGGGATCTATCGCCCTTGATGGTGTTTCCCTGACGATCGCCGAGATCTCACCTGCTGGCCTCATGGTGGCACTTATACCCTATACCCTGGAAAAGACCACCTTTGGGAGGAAGCAGACCGGAGATCGGGTAAATATTGAGACCGATATTTTTGCCCGCTACCTGGAGCACTTCCTGGAGATGACCTCTGGTAGTGCGGGGGAACTTGACCCCGAAAAGCTGCTCAGTTGGGGATTTGGAGACCGCTAGCCATGTTTGAATTAATTGAAAGTGTTCTCGAAGACCTTAAGGCCGGCAAGATGGTCATCGTCACGGATGACAAGGACCGTGAGGATGAAGGTGATTTTATCATGCTTGCTGAGAAGGCTCAACCGGAAGATATCAACTTTATGATGTGCGAGGGGCGGGGTTTGATCTGTGTACCGCTGACCGAAGCACGAGCCCAAGAACTGGGTCTAACTCCCATGGTACATAGCAACACCGCTCTGCATGAAACGGCCTTCACCGTGAGTGTAGATGCTACTGAAAACACCACGACCGGTATTTCTGCCCGGGATCGCTGGCAGACCCTTCAGGTTCTTTTGGATCCTGCGGCCCAATCGCAGGATCTGGCGCGACCGGGCCATCTGTTTCCGCTGGTCGCCAAGCCCGGGGGGGTGCTCCAGCGGGCAGGTCATACTGAGGCGGGCGTGGACCTTGCCATACTCGCCGGTTCCAGGCCGATCGCACTCCTGGTGGAAATCGTCGATGAAGACGGCACCATGGCCCGCGGAGAGCGATTGGAGGCCATTGCTGAGAAATTCGGACTGAAGATCATCAGCGTAGCAGAGATCATCGCCTACCGGCGATCCAGAGAGAAGCTGGTTGAGCGGCTTCTAACTTTGCAGTTTCCCACCAAATACGGGGATTTTAAACTGGCCGTTTACCAGGACACTATCCATCACGACACCCATCTGGCCCTGATTAAGGGGGAGTTTCCAACCGAGGATCCGGTCCTGGTGCGGGTCCACAGCCAATGCTTGACGGGAGATATTTTCGGTTCCCTGCGCTGTGATTGCGGTGCGCAGCTAGAAAAGGCTTTGGAGCGAATTGATAGCGAAGGACAAGGTGTATTAGTCTATCTGCGTCAAGAAGGGCGCGGGATCGGCCTCAAAAATAAACTGCTGGCCTACGGTCTGCAGGAACAAGGCCTGGATACTGTGGAGGCGAACCAGCGGCTGGGTTTTAACCCCGATCTGCGCGAATATGGCATCGGTGCTCAGATCCTCAAGGATCTGGGAGTGCGCAAGCTGCGATTACTCACTAATAACCCCAGGAAGATTATTGGACTTGACGGATACGGCTTGGAAGTGGAGGGTCGGGAGCCAATCGAGATTCCGGCCAGTGCCAAAAACAAGCAGTATTTAGAGGCGAAAAGAGATAAGCTAGGGCATCTAATTTTACAATAGGAGCAGACTATGGCGCCTTCTATCGTTGGTCAACTAACCCTGAAAGATCAGGCCATCGCTGTTGTCGCGAGCCGGTTCAATAGCATGATCACCCAACAGCTGCTGACAGGTGCCGAGGATGCGTTTCTTCGGCATGGTGGACAGGCTGATAACCTGACGGTGGTCTGGATACCTGGATCGTTCGAAATCCCCTCGACTGTTAAACGGCTGGCGGAAAGCGGCAAGTATGATGGTATTCTCGCCTTGGGCGCCTTGATTAAAGGTAGCACCCTTCACTTCGACGTTCTGGCTCATGGGTTGACCCGTGCTTTGACGGAGCTTTCGGTGCAGCTTCCCGTCCCCATTTCCTTTGGTGTGCTCACGACCATGACCCTGGAACAAGCTTTAGAGCGGGCCGGCACAAAGGCGGGGAACAGGGGGGCCGAAGCAATGCAGAGTCTCATCGAGATGATCAGTCTCACATCGAAGCTCATTTGAGCCGCCGGTTTCTGGCCTTCGCCGCTCTACTTTGCCTCCCCTGGAACTTGGGCTGGGGGCAGAGTCGTATCGGTGAGTGGCAGCATTATACTTCCACCATCAGCCCCCAGGACATTGCATTTCACGAAGGTCGGGTCTACGCGGCCACCGGGGGCGGCGTCCTGATCTTCGACCCGGTCACAGAGACCTTCTCCACCCTGGGTGTATCCGACAGGCTGGTCTATACCGACCTGAAATGCCTGGCTATCAGTGACGGGTGGCTCTGGCTGGGTGGCGCTCTGCCCTGCGGAGTCATCCAGATCGTTAACCTAGCCAGCGGTAGGATGAAACCGGTGGACCTGGACCTGGATGAGATTCTCCACATCGTGGTCCGGCAGGACCGGGCTTTCGCTGCTTTCAAGGACGGACAGGATGCGGGTCTGGTGGAATTTCGGTGGGACGGCCAGGAATACTCCTTCGCCGACATCTATCGCAATTTTCCGCTCACCGTCACTGACATTCGGGACCTGGACCTGTACGGTGATTCCTTGTATGTGACGACCGATGTCGGTGTACTGGGCAATCACGTAGTGCTGGCGAACCTGAAGGATCCGCTGACCTGGGTGGTCATGACCCCGACGGAACGGGATGATATCGTCCAGTACCTGGTTGACTCCACCGGGCACTATTTCATGGTTCCCCGGGAGCTCCATCGAAGGTCGGAGGGCGGGTGGTCGGTGTACCGCACCTTCGGAGGTGGTACTCTGCGACACTTGATGCGACGGTCTAACGGGGATTTCGTCATCTCCTACTCCCGTTACGTGCGGTTTCTCACCACCAGCGGTGGCCTGTTCGCTTCCCGGATGGCGGAAAGCCACGTCCTCGCCTACGTGGATAGTGATGACGAGGATATCGGCTATGTCATTTTCAGTGATGGGGGACTTGCGCGGTACGACCATACCACGCGGGGCTGGACACCCCTGAAACCCAATACCATGGCTTCGAAAATATGTTCTTCGGTTCTGAAGCTGAAGACTGGTGATCTAATTGCCAGCGGGCCGGGGGGCATCTCGCGGTTCAACGGCAAGTCCTGGTATTGTCTGATGCCCAGTTACTGGTTTGCATCGGGGAGGGAAGAGGACCGCATACACGATAATTACGCGGTGGAGAGCAGCCCATTCTTCCTTGCGGATACCATTTATTACCACGGCAAACAGTCGTGGAACCTGCTGGAGCTGCCGGACGGAGATCTTTTGGTTGGTTTCAAAGGGAATCCCCATACTGGCGCGGGCATCATGCGTGTGGATATCAACGATGTGGCTGGATACATGCCCTACGACACGGCCGGTGGAGCGCTGGACGGTCTCCACGATGCGACCAGAGATTTTGTGTTTATTACCATTCGGAATATGGTCCCGGACGCAGCGGGCAATATCTGGATCGCCAATCCGTTCTCGCCCCTGAAGGAACACGTTCTGGCTGTGTACACGACTGGTGAAGACTGGGAGCACTTCACTCCGGAGGAGAGTGGAAATGCCCTCAATATGGCTCCCACCGAAATTGCCTTTGACGGTGACGGAAGAGTATGGGTGGGCAGCGAAGTGACCGCCTACTGGGGCAGTCCTGGCGGGATTGCGGTGCTGGACTATGGGCCCACATTGGAGGACAAGACCGACGATCAATGGACGCGTGTATCAGCCAGACTGGAGCCGGATCACTCCAATACTGTCTGGTCGTTGATCTTCGATCGGAACCAGGTACTGTGGACAGTAACCCCGGATGGGATAATGGGTTACTATGTAGATCCGGGCCTCACCCTCCGACCATTTACAAATTTCGGTCCTTTCCTGCGTGAAATCCCATTTGTTGAGGGGTCCAAGATCAGGGTTGATGCGCAGAATAATAAATGGATCACCACACCGCAGCACGGCCTTTGGGTACTCCTGGATAACACCACCTTCTGGCCCAGCGTGGAGGGGATCAACGTCGGGAATAGTGCGCTTATTTCGGATGAGATTCTGGATATTTTCCTCGATGATGATGAGGGGGTGGCCTATCTTGCCACCTCCAAGGGCATTTCCGCCCTGAAAATTCCCTTCAAGAAAGAGTTGGCTCATTACGATGAGCTGGTGATTTTTCCCAGCCCCTACCGTATTCCTTCGGACAGGGAACTGATTGTCGACGGTTTACGCCAGGGATCGACAGTGAAGATTTTCACGGTAAGCGGCCGGCTGGTGCGGGAGCTGACCGCCCTTGACGGGAGCGTCCAGGGGTACCAGGCAGCCTGGGATGGCAAGAACGCCGCCGGCGAATGGGTCGGCTCAGGCGTGTATCTGATTGTGGCCTATCTGGAAAGTGGCCGCTCCGGTGTGGGGAAAGTGGCGGTAATCAGGCGATAATCAGCGGCTTGATTCCGAACTCGGCCTCCAATTCATCCACCACCCTTTTGATTATTTCCCGACGCTCCTGATGGCTCAGGAAACTGGCTTTGAATCCATTGATGATAATATCCCGGAAATCAGTAAGAGTCAGCCCGAAGGTCTCCTTGGCCTTAAGATACTCCCGTGAGAGGGTCGTATTGGATACCAGGCGGTTGTCGGTGTTCAATGTTACCCGGATGCCCTGGTCATAGTAGTATTTGAAAGGGTGTTCCTTCAGGCTGCGCACGGTTTTAGTGTGTACATTACTGGTGAGACACACTTCCAGAGCGATACGGTGGTCGTTGACGTAGTGCATCAAATCCTGGTCTTCCAGCAAGCGAGTTCCATGACCGATCCGATGGGCACCGCAGTAATGGATGGCCTGGTGAATGCTCTCCGGCCCGAACGCTTCCCCAGCGTGCAGGGTAGTATTGATATTATTCTTTAGAATCAGAAAGAAGGCTTCTTGGTGGTGTTTGGCCGGGAAGTTCTCTTCCGCTCCCGCCAGATCGAAGCCGACGACACCCTTATGCTTGAATTGAACCGCCAGGTCAGCCAGGCGCAGGGAGATATCCGGGGAGATATTTCGGATACCACAGATGATGATACCGGTGCGAATGCCAAGATCATCATCAGCCTGATCAAGGCCCCGTTTCACCGCTTCGATAGACTCGGCGCCGGTCATTCCGCTCCGAGTATGGAGGATTGGCGAGTAGCGTACTTCCATATAATGGACACCGTCATTCCAGGCGTCCTCAGCCAGTTCATAGGCGACACGCTCCAGCGCTTCAGGCGTCTGGAGGACCCTCAGGGGCAGTTGGAAGTGATCGATATAGTCTTCCAGTGAACCGACACGATCGCCGATGGTTATTAGGGCCTTGAGTTCATCGGCATCTTTGGCAGGTAGCTCCACTCCCTGCTCCGCCGCCAGTTCAAGAATGGTTTCGGGCCGGGGCGAGCCGTCGAGGTGGCAGTGTAGTTCCGCCTTTGGTAAGTGTCGGAAAAAATCCAGGTTAAGTTCCACGTATGCTCCTTTCTATTTCTCCAGCCTTCATGTAGGTGAGGAGCACTAATCTATACATCCGGGGATGACTCCTTTCTCATGCTGCGTAGCGGGTATGTGTGACCACGCGATAAAGCCACGCGACAACCCCTGCCAATAGGAGCAGTCCCGGCCAGCTGCCCAGGGGCTCGGAGATGATGGCCAGCACTTCGCGGTTTCCGGTCAGCACAATAGGGATGGCCATTAAGATACCTATCAGAGCTTCCCCGGTAATGAGGCCGGAAGCGAATAACAGGCCATGCTGCCGCAGGATGTCTGCCCGGTCCTCAGCAATTGCTCTCCTTCGATAATACCACTCCGCTGCCTGGGAGAGGAGTCCGCCGATAAAAATGGGGACACTGAGTTCGAGGGGCAAATAAATACCGACGGCAACGGCTAGTACCGGTGCATGCCAGCGGGACCCTCGGTGCTTCAGATACTGGTCCAGCGAAATGACGGCGATGCCGATCAGTCCTCCCATGAAGATGAAATCCCAGGGCAGGTCGCCGCCGAAGACTCCCTGCGCTACGGAGCGCATGAGGGTCGCCTGGGGGGCCTGGAGGGAATCAGGATGCTCGGCTGTGGCCGGACCGAAGCCGTAGGCATTCAGAAGCAGCGTGAGAATGGGAGCCATCACCAGGGCGGCGGACAGGGTTCCCACTGCCTGCATAACCTGCTGTTTCCAGGGGGTGGCCCGGACGATGAAGCCAGCTTTCAGGTCTTGCATGTTGTCGCCGGCGATAGCAGCGGCGGCGCACACTACGGCACCGATCATGATAGCTGCGGGAGCACCCACTGGTGATTCACTGCCCAAAAGGACGAGCAGTAAAAGGCTGGAGAATAGGATGGTGGCAATGGTCACGCCGGAAATGGGATTATTCGATGAACCGACCAGACCGGCCATATAGGCTGCCACTGCCGAAAACAGAAAGCCGGCCACTAACATCACCAGGGCCATAGGAAAACTCACGTACAGTTGGCCTACCACAGCCTGGTAGATCAAGAAGATAGGGATCACGGAGATGACCAGCGCTATGAGGACGAATTGCATGGGGGTATCCATATCGGTTCGCTCGATGGCCGCTGCCTGGATCCCGCCCCGGAACTGCCGCAGGCCCGTCCGAATTCCCAGTAGGATGGAGCTGCCGAGACTGATGAGAGCCCAGAGTCCGCCCACAACCATCGCGCCAACGCCCAGATAGCGCGTCCGATTCGACCAGATTCTATTGGCCCAATCGACGGCTTCCACCGGCTGGCCTACCTGCTCCCGGAGGGCCTGGTTCTCGGCCTCAAGGGCAGCAAGTTCCTCGGCTGTCAGGTTGGCCTCAGGCTCCTGCAGCTCAATGAAAAAGGTATTCCACTGCTCTTCACCTGCTGGTGGGGCTGCGCGCTCGTAGGTTGGCCAGTCGAGGCTGCTGGCGACAATAGGGATCGCAATAAACCAGTTGATGGCACCGCCAAGAAAGACCAATACGGCGATGTTCAGTCGGACGATGTATCCCACGGAGATAAGGGCGGGGGAGAGGTTGGAACCGAAGTAGGCCAGGGATCCGCCTACACGATGAGCAAGTTCGACGGTGGCGGTCCAGATGCGCAGGCCCAATTCGCCGAATTTGAACAGGGCCCCGATCACACCGGCCATGGCGATGTAGACGATAGCCTGCCCGCCGGTTTCACCGGCTCTCAGGACTTCCGCTGTAGCCACACCTTCGGGGAAGGTGAGTTGGCTTTCCACGATCATAGAGCGCCGGAGGGGAATGGTGAACAGAACGCCGACGAGTCCCCCGAGGCCCATGATGAGGGTTACCCAGAAGTAGTCAAAGCTTACCCAATAGCCCATCATGACGAGTGCAGGCAGGGTAAATATGGCCCCGGCGGCCAGAGCTTCCCCGGCAGATGCGGCTGTCTGTACAATATTGTTTTCCAAAATGTTATGTTCACGAAACAGGCGCAGGATGCCCATGGAGATCACGGCAGCAGGGATCGAGGCTGACACGGTCATACCGGCGAACAACCCCAGGTAGGCATTGGCCCCACCCAGTAAAACGGACAGCACCACACCGAGGATGATCGCTTTGACAGTGATCTCGGGGAGTGACTTCATGCATGTACCTCGCGGAATAAGTTGGCCGTAAAGGTAATCAATCGCTCACAAGTGATCCAATTCCTTTAAACGACCTTAATGATAGCGAGGCGCCCTCCCATCTAAGAGAAGTCAGATTCTATAGCTCCGGTGGATTCGCTTGAGGGGACGGCTTCAGGCAACGTAACTTTGCATATAATGGGGTGCTGTTCGTCTATACGTTTCTGGGCGGATGGCTGAGAACAAACCCGTTGAACCTGATCTGGATAATACCAGCGGAGGGAACTCATTATGAAGCCTGTCCTCTATAATTCCACTTTTCTTAAAGCTTCCCTGTATGTACTTCTTTCATTCCTGCTCGCCGTCCAATACGTTTGGGGCGCAGAGGCGCTCACCGGGGGGGTGATCGATGCAACCACCGGTCGGCCATTGCACGGCGCTAACGTCCTGGTCGAAGAGCTCAGAATCGGTGCAGCCACGGATTCCTTGGGCCACTTCCTGATCACAGCGGTGCTGGCAGGCGAGTATACGGTCAGCGCGAGCATGATCGGCTACCAGGTCGCCAAGCAGCAGGTTTCCATACCTGAACAGGCGAGCGTTGAATTCCTCCTACAACCGATGGTTCTCCCGGGCCAGGAGGTCATTGTAACCGGTGGCAGAGCTCGCCGTCGGGAAACGCCGATCCCGTTCACCGATCTCAGCCGGGAGCGGATCGAGGAGAGCTGGACAACGCAGGACATCCCTATGATGCTGGAAACGTTGCCGGGTATCTACAGCTGGTCTGATGCCGGAAATGGGGTCGGCTACACCGCATTGAAATTGCGGGGATTTGACCAGCGGCGGATCAATGTCTCCATTGATGGTGTGCCGCTGAACGATCCGGAAGACCATAACGTGTATTGGATCGATGTGCCCAACCTGCTGGCCAACGTGGCCGACATTCAGGTACAGCGTGGAGTGGGCATCTCGCTACAGGGGCGGAATGCTT
This window of the Candidatus Neomarinimicrobiota bacterium genome carries:
- a CDS encoding OPT family oligopeptide transporter, with translation MKSLPEITVKAIILGVVLSVLLGGANAYLGLFAGMTVSASIPAAVISMGILRLFREHNILENNIVQTAASAGEALAAGAIFTLPALVMMGYWVSFDYFWVTLIMGLGGLVGVLFTIPLRRSMIVESQLTFPEGVATAEVLRAGETGGQAIVYIAMAGVIGALFKFGELGLRIWTATVELAHRVGGSLAYFGSNLSPALISVGYIVRLNIAVLVFLGGAINWFIAIPIVASSLDWPTYERAAPPAGEEQWNTFFIELQEPEANLTAEELAALEAENQALREQVGQPVEAVDWANRIWSNRTRYLGVGAMVVGGLWALISLGSSILLGIRTGLRQFRGGIQAAAIERTDMDTPMQFVLIALVISVIPIFLIYQAVVGQLYVSFPMALVMLVAGFLFSAVAAYMAGLVGSSNNPISGVTIATILFSSLLLLVLLGSESPVGAPAAIMIGAVVCAAAAIAGDNMQDLKAGFIVRATPWKQQVMQAVGTLSAALVMAPILTLLLNAYGFGPATAEHPDSLQAPQATLMRSVAQGVFGGDLPWDFIFMGGLIGIAVISLDQYLKHRGSRWHAPVLAVAVGIYLPLELSVPIFIGGLLSQAAEWYYRRRAIAEDRADILRQHGLLFASGLITGEALIGILMAIPIVLTGNREVLAIISEPLGSWPGLLLLAGVVAWLYRVVTHTRYAA
- a CDS encoding riboflavin synthase, whose product is MFTGIVEEMGRVVDRRPGEGYGTLVIAAERVTVDLTVGHSICVSGVCLTIVNRTEDCFTVQVIPETLQKSNLGDLTPGNWVNLERAMQPTDRFHGHIVQGHVETVGYISEITADQGDVRLTIDIEDHWRRYCIPKGSIALDGVSLTIAEISPAGLMVALIPYTLEKTTFGRKQTGDRVNIETDIFARYLEHFLEMTSGSAGELDPEKLLSWGFGDR
- the ribH gene encoding 6,7-dimethyl-8-ribityllumazine synthase; this encodes MAPSIVGQLTLKDQAIAVVASRFNSMITQQLLTGAEDAFLRHGGQADNLTVVWIPGSFEIPSTVKRLAESGKYDGILALGALIKGSTLHFDVLAHGLTRALTELSVQLPVPISFGVLTTMTLEQALERAGTKAGNRGAEAMQSLIEMISLTSKLI
- a CDS encoding bifunctional 3,4-dihydroxy-2-butanone-4-phosphate synthase/GTP cyclohydrolase II; its protein translation is MFELIESVLEDLKAGKMVIVTDDKDREDEGDFIMLAEKAQPEDINFMMCEGRGLICVPLTEARAQELGLTPMVHSNTALHETAFTVSVDATENTTTGISARDRWQTLQVLLDPAAQSQDLARPGHLFPLVAKPGGVLQRAGHTEAGVDLAILAGSRPIALLVEIVDEDGTMARGERLEAIAEKFGLKIISVAEIIAYRRSREKLVERLLTLQFPTKYGDFKLAVYQDTIHHDTHLALIKGEFPTEDPVLVRVHSQCLTGDIFGSLRCDCGAQLEKALERIDSEGQGVLVYLRQEGRGIGLKNKLLAYGLQEQGLDTVEANQRLGFNPDLREYGIGAQILKDLGVRKLRLLTNNPRKIIGLDGYGLEVEGREPIEIPASAKNKQYLEAKRDKLGHLILQ
- the add gene encoding adenosine deaminase, encoding MELNLDFFRHLPKAELHCHLDGSPRPETILELAAEQGVELPAKDADELKALITIGDRVGSLEDYIDHFQLPLRVLQTPEALERVAYELAEDAWNDGVHYMEVRYSPILHTRSGMTGAESIEAVKRGLDQADDDLGIRTGIIICGIRNISPDISLRLADLAVQFKHKGVVGFDLAGAEENFPAKHHQEAFFLILKNNINTTLHAGEAFGPESIHQAIHYCGAHRIGHGTRLLEDQDLMHYVNDHRIALEVCLTSNVHTKTVRSLKEHPFKYYYDQGIRVTLNTDNRLVSNTTLSREYLKAKETFGLTLTDFRDIIINGFKASFLSHQERREIIKRVVDELEAEFGIKPLIIA